In a genomic window of Taylorella equigenitalis ATCC 35865:
- the atpA gene encoding F0F1 ATP synthase subunit alpha translates to MQLNPSEISDLLQSRIQGLNASTDVRTQGTVVSVTDGITRIHGLSDVMQGEMLEFPNNTFGLALNLERDSVGAVILGNYTGISEGDQVKTTGRILEVPVGPELLGRVVNTLGMPIDGKGPINAKLTDVIEKVAPGVIDRQSVSQPLQTGIKSIDSMVPIGRGQRELIIGDRQTGKTAVAVDAILNQKGTGVKCIYVAVGQKAATVNNVVRTLEEHGAMEYTIVVSATASESAAMQYLAPYAGCTMGEYFRDRGEDALIIYDDLTKQAWAYRQVSLLLRRPPGREAYPGDIFYLHSRLLERAARVNTDYVEKFTNGEVKGQTGSLTALPIIETQAGDVSAFVPTNVISITDGQIFLETDLFNAGVRPAINAGVSVSRVGGSAQTKVVKKLSGGIRTDLAQYRELAAFSQFASDLDEATRRQLERGKRVVELLKQPQYQPLKVWELAVALYAVNNGYLDDIQVDDVLKFEKLLKDDLERSHKEIIDDIESKKELTKENEAKLKEAIANFKKNSSF, encoded by the coding sequence GTACAGTAGTATCCGTAACCGATGGTATTACTCGTATTCATGGGTTATCAGATGTAATGCAAGGGGAGATGTTAGAGTTCCCTAATAATACTTTCGGTCTTGCACTTAACCTAGAAAGAGATTCTGTTGGTGCAGTTATTTTGGGTAACTACACAGGTATTTCTGAAGGCGATCAAGTTAAAACTACAGGTCGCATTTTAGAAGTTCCAGTTGGTCCTGAACTTTTAGGTCGTGTGGTTAATACTTTAGGTATGCCTATAGATGGCAAAGGTCCTATTAACGCAAAATTAACTGATGTGATTGAAAAAGTTGCTCCTGGTGTTATTGATCGTCAATCAGTTTCACAACCTCTTCAAACTGGTATTAAATCTATTGATTCTATGGTGCCTATCGGACGTGGTCAGCGTGAATTAATTATTGGTGACCGCCAAACTGGTAAAACAGCAGTTGCTGTGGATGCCATTCTTAATCAAAAAGGCACAGGGGTTAAATGTATTTATGTTGCGGTTGGTCAAAAAGCTGCTACTGTAAATAACGTAGTTCGAACTCTTGAAGAGCATGGTGCTATGGAGTATACGATTGTAGTTTCAGCAACTGCATCTGAATCTGCAGCTATGCAGTATCTAGCTCCATATGCAGGATGTACTATGGGTGAGTACTTCCGTGACCGCGGAGAGGATGCCTTAATAATATATGACGACTTAACCAAACAAGCTTGGGCATATCGTCAAGTATCATTGTTACTTCGTCGCCCACCTGGACGTGAAGCTTATCCTGGTGATATTTTCTACTTACACTCTAGATTGCTTGAGCGTGCTGCTCGCGTTAATACGGATTATGTTGAAAAATTTACTAATGGTGAAGTAAAAGGTCAAACAGGCTCATTAACAGCATTGCCAATCATTGAAACACAAGCAGGTGACGTTTCTGCATTCGTACCTACTAACGTAATTTCAATTACTGACGGTCAGATTTTCCTTGAAACTGACTTGTTCAATGCGGGTGTTCGACCAGCTATTAATGCGGGTGTTTCAGTGTCTCGTGTAGGTGGTTCAGCACAAACTAAAGTTGTTAAAAAATTGTCTGGCGGTATACGTACAGACCTTGCTCAATATCGTGAACTTGCAGCCTTCTCTCAGTTTGCATCAGATTTGGATGAAGCAACCCGTCGTCAGTTAGAGCGTGGTAAACGTGTGGTTGAGCTTTTAAAACAACCTCAATATCAGCCATTAAAAGTTTGGGAGTTAGCTGTAGCTCTTTATGCAGTAAATAACGGATACCTAGATGATATTCAGGTTGATGATGTTCTTAAATTTGAAAAGCTTCTTAAAGATGATTTAGAGCGCTCTCATAAAGAGATTATCGACGATATTGAAAGTAAAAAAGAGCTTACTAAAGAAAATGAAGCTAAGCTTAAAGAAGCAATCGCAAACTTTAAGAAAAATAGCTCATTCTAA
- the atpD gene encoding F0F1 ATP synthase subunit beta: MSKGTIVQCIGAVVDIKFPRDNMPNVYEALILDNKGDDSSYAEKGLTFEVQQQLGDGVVRTIALGSSDGLSRGMPVERTNAPISVPVGNGTLGRIMDVLGRPIDEAGPIEHEEKRSIHQPAPKFDELSPSVELLETGIKVIDLVCPFAKGGKVGLFGGAGVGKTVNMMELINNIAKQHSGLSVFAGVGERTREGNDFYHEMEESNVLDKVAMVFGQMNEPPGNRLRVALTGLTMAEKFRDEGRDILLFIDNIYRYTLAGTEVSALLGRMPSAVGYQPTLAEEMGVLQERITSTKTGSITSIQAVYVPADDLTDPSPATTFLHLDSTVVLSRDIASLGIYPAVDPLDSSSRQLDPHVVGEEHYSVARAVQQTLQRYKDLRDIIAILGMDELSPEDKQTVARARKIQRFLSQPFHVAEVFTGAPGKYVPLSETIRGFKMIVEGECDSLPEQAFYMVGTIDEAFEKAKSL, encoded by the coding sequence ATGAGTAAAGGTACCATCGTACAGTGTATTGGAGCAGTGGTTGACATCAAATTCCCACGCGATAATATGCCTAATGTTTATGAAGCTCTTATATTGGATAATAAGGGTGATGACTCCTCTTACGCTGAAAAAGGATTAACTTTTGAAGTGCAACAGCAATTAGGTGATGGTGTAGTACGTACTATTGCTCTAGGTTCAAGTGATGGTTTAAGTCGTGGTATGCCAGTTGAACGTACAAATGCTCCAATTTCTGTACCAGTAGGTAACGGTACACTTGGTCGCATTATGGATGTTCTAGGTCGTCCTATTGATGAGGCTGGTCCTATTGAGCACGAAGAAAAACGTAGCATTCACCAGCCAGCTCCTAAGTTTGATGAATTGTCACCTTCAGTAGAATTGCTTGAAACTGGTATTAAGGTGATTGACCTTGTTTGTCCATTTGCAAAAGGTGGTAAAGTTGGTCTGTTCGGTGGTGCAGGTGTAGGTAAAACCGTAAACATGATGGAACTTATCAATAATATCGCTAAGCAGCACTCTGGTTTATCTGTGTTTGCTGGTGTTGGTGAACGTACTCGTGAGGGTAATGACTTCTATCACGAGATGGAAGAGTCAAATGTCCTAGATAAAGTTGCGATGGTGTTCGGTCAGATGAATGAGCCTCCAGGTAACCGTTTACGCGTGGCACTTACAGGCCTTACTATGGCGGAAAAATTCCGTGACGAAGGACGTGATATTCTGTTGTTCATCGATAACATTTATCGTTATACACTAGCTGGTACAGAGGTGTCAGCACTTCTAGGTCGTATGCCTTCAGCTGTGGGTTACCAACCTACACTTGCAGAAGAGATGGGTGTACTACAAGAGCGTATTACTTCAACTAAAACTGGTTCGATTACTTCTATTCAAGCTGTTTATGTGCCTGCGGATGACTTAACTGACCCATCTCCAGCAACTACATTCTTACACTTGGATTCTACAGTGGTTCTTTCTCGTGATATTGCATCACTTGGTATCTATCCTGCGGTTGATCCTCTTGACTCATCTAGCCGTCAACTTGATCCGCATGTTGTAGGTGAAGAGCATTACTCTGTAGCCCGTGCAGTACAGCAAACCCTTCAGCGCTATAAAGACTTACGAGACATTATTGCCATTCTTGGTATGGATGAATTGAGTCCAGAAGATAAGCAAACTGTTGCCCGTGCTCGTAAAATTCAACGTTTCCTATCTCAGCCATTCCACGTTGCTGAAGTATTTACTGGTGC
- the atpG gene encoding F0F1 ATP synthase subunit gamma: MAGIKEIRKKIKSVQNTRKITKAMEMVAASKMRKAQERMKAGRPYTEKIRTIAMHMMMTNPDYSHAYLEERKNQKKVGVVLITTDKGLCGGLNTNITRLMVNRLKEFSAQNIEVQATAFGSKGIGFLQRAGVDIVSEQVNLGDKPNLELLIGALKVQIDDYMEGRIDALYIATSQFINTMRQVPSFFRLLPLPDGLEDPFTTEVGTIHAEDELKTEYRWDYIFEPNVQEVIDDLLHRYVEGVVYQSVAENMASEQSARMVAMKAASDNAKKVIGELQLEYNKTRQAAITKEISEIVGGAAAV; this comes from the coding sequence ATGGCTGGTATTAAGGAAATCCGTAAAAAGATTAAGAGTGTCCAAAACACTCGTAAGATCACCAAAGCGATGGAGATGGTTGCCGCATCTAAGATGCGTAAGGCACAAGAACGCATGAAGGCTGGTCGTCCATATACGGAAAAAATTCGCACGATTGCCATGCATATGATGATGACTAATCCCGACTATAGTCATGCTTATCTGGAAGAAAGAAAAAATCAGAAAAAAGTTGGGGTTGTTCTTATCACAACTGATAAAGGTTTGTGTGGTGGCTTAAATACCAATATCACACGTCTTATGGTTAACCGCCTAAAAGAATTTTCAGCTCAAAACATCGAAGTTCAAGCTACGGCATTTGGAAGTAAGGGCATAGGATTTCTACAGAGAGCAGGTGTTGATATTGTTTCTGAGCAAGTTAATCTAGGCGATAAACCAAATCTTGAATTACTTATTGGTGCATTAAAAGTTCAGATAGATGATTATATGGAAGGTAGAATCGATGCACTTTACATCGCTACTAGTCAATTTATCAATACTATGCGTCAAGTGCCATCATTCTTCAGATTGCTTCCACTTCCAGATGGGTTAGAAGACCCATTCACAACTGAAGTTGGAACTATTCATGCTGAGGATGAACTTAAAACAGAATATAGATGGGACTATATCTTCGAGCCAAACGTTCAGGAAGTTATTGATGATTTACTTCATCGATATGTTGAGGGTGTAGTTTACCAATCCGTAGCGGAAAATATGGCTTCTGAGCAGTCTGCTCGTATGGTTGCTATGAAAGCCGCTTCGGATAATGCTAAGAAGGTTATAGGCGAGCTACAGTTGGAGTACAACAAAACTCGTCAAGCAGCTATTACAAAAGAAATTTCAGAAATCGTGGGAGGTGCCGCTGCTGTTTAA